Part of the Musa acuminata AAA Group cultivar baxijiao chromosome BXJ2-7, Cavendish_Baxijiao_AAA, whole genome shotgun sequence genome is shown below.
TCACGCCGTCCACGTCTCCTATTCCGGTAGCCTTGCGGGCTCGGGTTCCATGCTCCACAGTGCACGGTGTGCCCACCGACAGCACGCAAGAGAGCGAAAGAGACAGTCGCGGCTCGCTCGTGTCCCCACCGACCTCAAGTCGCGACACAAGTCGTACCACCGTCGCCATCGATCCCACGGTTCGATTTGATGATGACATGGAATTATCTGTCCTACCTGGTGGTGCTGATTGTGCTGTGAATGTATCGATTCTCGATCGATGTTTATCAACTTAAAAGTGATCAAACAGATTAAATTTATtaggaattaaatttttttatatttgaaaataTTAATCCAATGATAAAGAAgaatataagaaataaaaaatctaatttcTCGAGTCACAATATCGTTGGTGTCCTTATTGGATTATCGTGATTAAGTCAAAATTGGAAAGCTATGAGGGAGACAGACATTTACGAGAACTGTTGGAAAGAGCGTTTGTCCAATATATGTGACTCTCTTTTCCACGGCATGCATGCCATTTTCATACATCTACTAATTAGAGTCAAAATTGATGTAGCCATGGAATCTTCAACTTTGGTACCAAACAAAGATAGTCATCGGTACATCTATTCCTCATATATCGAGAAAAATGTGCACCAAAGCTGCCGTGTAAATATGAGCTTCTCAAATGATCCTCGACATGAATTAGAAAAATGGACACTCGTAACAACAGTAACATTATCTCCTCATCCTTTTCTGTAGATCGATCcgataaattaatataatttttttattataataattttgaatagaattataatataaaaatctCCTGATTGTTCTTATTCATAAACCGACGATAATACTTATTTGAGATTAAATATTAAGTCTTAAGTCAATTtacgttaattattatttttgaataaatttaagatatcaaaaatattataagcctattaaaaatattttaaataataatatggaTTTTATATATTTGAGATTCTTTCATCATAAATCTGTCCGTACAATATAAACTGTCTTAACTATTTTGTCAGGTGATATTAtaagattataataaataataatattttaatatatatatatatatatatatatatatatatatatttgagaaaAAAACAGAATATTCAAGATTTTTCTCGTAATGGGAACAGTGTTACGCATCATCCGAAAAAGTGGATCCGATCCGAACCTGGAGAAGGTTAAGTCGGATCACATCGAGAAGCGAAAACCCGATAAGAAGTTACCACTTTCCGCGAGAGGGGACAGGGAACAGCGTCGCTGTCGTGCGACAAACCTGGAGCCCTCCAGTAGGCCCCATGGGTCCCACCCCGCTAAACCCAATTGCCCCTCCGTCCGCTATTAAAGGCCAATTCAACTGCCGCATCAAACCAACCACCCCTCCTGCCTTCCCTCGCTCGGCGGCCAACTCCACCGACGGTGACCGCACCCTATCCCCCCTCTCCTACTCCTCTGGATGCAACGGTCGGATCACCGCCGCGCTTTCATGAACCTTTGGAACGACGACAACACCTCCGTCATGGAGGccttcctctcctcctcggccACCGTCGCCGCCCCCGACCACCACAGCTTCTGGCCACCGCTACCTCCGCCTCCGGCTTCCATCCCCGCTTCCTCCTCatccaccacctcctccacccATTCCACCGTCACCTCATCGGCTCCGGCGCACTTCAGCCCGGACACCCTCCAGCAGCGCCTCCATTCGCTGATCGAGGGAGCCCGGGAGAAATGGACCTACGCCATCTTCTGGCAGTCCTCCCCTGCCAGCGGTGCCGCCGTTCTCACCTGGGGCGACGGCTACTACAGGGGCTGCGAGGAGGACAAGCGGAAGCCGCTCCGCAGCGGTGCGTCGTCGGCGGCGGAACAGGAGCATCGCAAGCACGTGCTCCGGGAGCTCAACGCCCTCATCTACGGGGGATGCGGCGGAGGCGACGACGCGGCGGACGAGGAGGTCACCGACACCGAGTGGTTCTTCCTCGTGTCCATGACCCAGACCTTCGCTCCCGGCGCTGGCCACCCCGGCCAGGCTTTTCTCTCAGGCTCGCCGGCCTGGATCGCCGGGGCGGACCGCATGGCGGCGGCACCGTGTGAGCGGGTGCGGCAGGCGCAGGCATTCGGGCTGAGGACGATGGCCTGCGTCCCCCTGGAGAGCGGCGTCGTGGAGCTCGGTTCGACGCACGACATcttccagagctcggagatcttgAGCAAGGTCAGATTACTCTTCGGCCAAGGCAGTGGCCGCCGACCCGCGGCCGCATCCTGGCCTACACCGCAGCCGGCGGTGGCGGAGCAGGGGTTGCTGGATCCCTGCATGCTCTGGATGTCGGAGCCTTCGGCGCCGAAGCCCCCTTCTCATTTCGATAAACCCAATTCCGGCAGTCTCACCGAAAACCCTAACCTCAATTTCACCGGCGAGATCAAAACGATTCCCTCCACTCCCGTCGGCGGAGGCGGAGGAACCCTCTACGTCGACAACCACATCCCGTATGAGATCAAGAAGGCGACGTCAAGGGAGAGCAACGACGAGGCATTCCTTTCCTCGTCCGCTGATGTCGTGGTGGCGGAAGTGAAGTCCGAGGGCGGTTGCGGCGGCGGGAATCTCTTCGGCGCAGACTCGGACCACTCGGACCTCGAGGCGTCGGCCCGGGAGGTGACAAGCAGCGCCGTAATGGAGCCCCCGGAGAAAAGGCCCAAGAAGCGCGGCCGGAAGCCTGCCAACGGCCGCGAGGAGCCGCTCGACCACGTGGAGGCAGAGCGGCAGCGCCGGGAGAAGCTGAACCAGCGGTTCTACGCCCTCCGCTCCGTCGTCCCCAACGTGTCCAAGATGGACAAGGCCTCCCTCCTCGCCGACGCCGTCACCTACATCAACGAGCTCCGCTCCAAGATGCAGGCTCTCGAGTCCGACAAACGAAAGCTGCAGTCGGAGCTCGGCGTCCTCAAGATGGAAAGAGAGTCCGGATCCGGCCGCCAGATGCCGCCTGCGGGCCCCAGGCCCGCCGCATCGAACTGGCCCGGGCGCTGCAGCGAAGTGGAGGTGGAGGTGAAGATACTGGGCTGGGAGGCCATGATTCGGGTGCAGTGCGACAGGAGGTGCCACCCGTCGGCGAGGCTGATGATGGCGTTGAGGGAACTGGACCTCGAGGTGTACTACGCCAACGTCTCGGTGGTGAAGGACCTCATGATCCAGCAGGTGACCGTGAAGATGACGAGCCGCATCTACACCCAGGAGCAGCTCACTGCCGCGCTGTTCGCCAGCGTAACAGCTGATCATCCTCCTCACGCCATGTAGAGCCAGCACACGCGAGCTTCGTCGCCGGCTACTACTGTAGCTCGGGGTACAGCGTCACTGCTCCTATTACCACATATGTCAGAATCTAGAGCAGCCACTGCCGCATCTCTGCGTTAGATCTGCAGTAGAATAGGCCATCAGATCTCTTGTTCTGTGTAGACCACAAGTGCATGATTTATCATCCAAGTCGAGTTGTTGGATCAAACGAGCGCAAGATAATACTCCACACTGTAAACTTTGTTAATCGAGAGCTTAAGAGCAAGTGCTCGTGGATGATCACCTTTGCAGCCATGGATCTTAAAGCCTGAATTCCCTTTTGTCTAAGctccgatgatgatgatgatgatgatgatagcagACAACATCTGCCCACCTTTTTCCTCAACGTGGATATACACGAACGATTTACACAAGAATTCACAGCTCCATTTTGCTGTGGGACAAGCAGTAGCTATCGGTCCACCTTTTTCCTCAACGTGAAATCGTGGCCATGCGTCACCAATGTGTAAAACGTTTCTTCCCAATCCACCATGACTTGCGAACTCCTACAAGCACAAAGGTTGAAGTCGAGGTGGAAATGTGTTACGTGCGGGCCCACCATTTGAAACCTCGTGTCTGGTCGGAGATGGAGCGATGGGGCATTGCAACCCGGCTTGTCGGTGCAAGACGCTGTTGTTGCTCAGGTCTCTGTCGGCGTCTTCTCCGTGTCAGGTCACTGTCATCCAGCCAAACTGGGCAGCGGGTGGGGAAGACGGAGATGCAGTCCGCGGTGGCTGACATGTCGTTCCCCGAAGGTTAAGGAACTCGGTCGTGCCTCATGAAACCCCTCATGCATAGTCGGGGCAATCCGAGGTGAGCTCCTCTGTGTTCAGTGTCCACGTTGGGAAGAAAGAGACACCCTCTCCTTGCAAAGGAAAATGGGATAAAGATGGAAGACATGATGTAGAAAGAATCTTTAAATACTCGTAGTGTTTTTTCTTTGATATTTGAATTCTTCTTTGTCTTCATTAATGTGATACAAATAATTCAAAAATGTTTGTGATCTCAGTCTCTTCCATACGTATCAAAAACAAATTAGTGGGGAAACATAAGCCCACACTTCCTGAAGAAACTACTTTTCTTACCATCTACTTTCGCAATGGAATCAAATCATGCATACATGAAAAGGGAGATGGTGGTGAAGAAAGGTAGTGGCATCTGCCAAGCTTTCGCTCCCTCTCCCTACTTTTCCAACACTCTTTATCTCTTACTTTTctgagatctctctctctctctctctctctctctcgcttaccATAATTTCTGGACCGCTTCAAGAGAATGATTACCCATCATTAGATCGGTTCATCTAACAGTCTGTTTAAGACCATTTGTCGTTCTTCCATCTTttatttcctttctttctatttttgtTCATGTTAATAATGTAAAATTATTATCATATATTATGCACTGATTTAAGTTTAATTAAAACCCCATGATCAAGATTAAGCTACTCATGTGGCCTAATCCAATTTATGCTTAGATGTAAGAAATTTTAGGGTattccttttttttaattaattcaaAATACAGAActaagaagagaaaaaggaagacaTACTTTAgaacttaattatttatttatttatttatttatttattattattattattattattatgataaaaaagatcattttgatatttttggtACTGACATTTCAAAGAAATAGTCAGCACACCTGAACACATGACATGTGTTTTGTTTATCTAAGTCGAACTTTTTGATCGTGAtgcccaatctctctctctcatcttctcTAAGAGCAATCCCTAACTAGCTCTGATGATCACTCCATATTCTGATTTTATTCTATATtcgaagaaaattttcttttcagtATAGGATtgatcgtttttttttttttttttaatatgaaacCTTTCTCTCACTCCTAATTTTAGATTTTCTTATCATGCCTAATTTGAGTTTATCATGGGAGCAATCCCTAACTAGCTCTGTTGATCACTCCATATTCTAATTTTATTCCatattcaaagaaaattttcttttcagtGTAGGATCGAtcgtttttttttatataaaacctTTCTCTCACTCCTaattttagattttcttaataATGAGATAGGGATCCTTTTCTTTTGTGATAAAAAAATAGCGATCAATTCGATACCTTTTTTTGTCAGGTCGTCGATACCTCGGTATTATATGATTAATACTACAGTGTTACATAATTAATACCTCGACATTACATTTCTAGTATTTGAACATTATATACCTGATATGACATTATCTTCTATATGTTACCAACTAGGAGAGAAGCGTGTGATGCAACATAATTCCACCATGGTCGTGATTTGATGCAACACAATTCAGTCATGATCAAGACATTGTATCTCTTTTTGCATTTGACTCTAAAAGTCTTGGAGTTCAATCTAGCCTTACTCTCTAAACTAAATTAAGTTTGGAGAGGCTTTGTTGCACATGGCCTTACACCTCACTGCTTAAACTAAGaaatttactatttataatctttgCTATTAACAACCctctaaaaatataataaaaatattgttttattatttgtaactctaGCATTATtgattttatccttttttttttttgcttcacaATCCCTTATTTCATCCTGCTCCTCGTTGTCGCCATCATTTACTCTCGATGATGCTCACTAGTGATGTCATCACCATTGACACTATTTATCACTACTACCGATACTCACTAACCACTTGACATTATGCTTCGAGGAGgaataagaagaaaaggaagaagatgatATTTATGTCTATTTGTGAATAGATagtttagaaatattatttttaaaaaaaatagtattGTAAATAGGAAAGAGTGGGTTGTAAATAGTAATCTTCTAATTTAATTTAAGCATTAGATTGACTTTGTCAAGAACTCTTGATACAGTTTTGTAAAGTTTGAAATCTTAAACATCTATTTGGCGTTTCTCgacatcaataaaaaataaatacggAATAAGATATCGATTAACTTTGAATCGATATCTATCAGGTAATCAAATTTTCACTTAATAAATTGGAgaagggttttttttttctccatgtcCAAGTTTTCCTCTTTGTTCGTTGTTAGAGAGATATAGATCTTCTTTTGATTCAAGAAATGAGGTTTCGTTTCTTCATGTACTTTTGTTTTCTTTGTTATGCTTTCTAGGGTTTTGACCGAAACCTGGGTGAGCCTAATGGGCATAATTCACTCTTAGCCCTATAAATCTAGAATTTTCTTGATAGTAAACGATAGATCATCTTTTTGGTTAGGAATCAAGATTTGTTTTCTTTAGTGTTCAAGTTTTTTCTTTGTTGTGCTTTCTAGGATTTCAACCTAATCCTAATTTGAACTTTATATGTGTGATTCTATGTATATAATATCAGGTATTTAGGTTCCCAATTTGCATTATGAATTGGGAAAAAGATTGGTACATTCTCGATTTTGGCTTTGACTTTGAGCGCTCTATCGTGATTACATCAGTTTATCTAGATTGATCCAACTTTTAGGTAGAATAACTTTTCCTAAAAATTCTTCTACTTGGCGAGAGATTTATGTCTCCATGCTTATCCTTACACGAGGGGTGGTTAGGTATTCAATTGATACATGGATTATATTACATCTTTTTAAGTGTAAAAATTACTTTTAGAAATTGGAGATATGTGGGGGAGTTTACTATTTAGAGCTCCCTTCTTACGATTCACCACTCCCTCCCTGACTACTCATAATCACTtaagaaattaataaaataatattttactacCCATAAcccttttaattttatttttacctttatttattttttttctctcccaCAACTCCTCATGCTTATATCCTACATCGACTCTCTCCAATGTCTCATCTACACACTTTACTGGGCAGTTTACAAAGACCTGAAAATGATGTCTTCTAGGTTATTATAGAATGTATATAAGCCTAAAATATTAAATCATTGTGATACATGTCAAAACTATTTCTCACCTTCTCCTTTTTAATCTTACATGCAAGTTTTGAGGGTTATTGAAATCATATGAATCAATGATGAACATCTTGTTTCTTTAAATTGTTCTTCTAGTAACATTATCATGAGCTTGTCTTCTTAAATGATAGTATTGTAACATACCTTGTTAGAGGTCAGCTCACTAATTAAGTACtgaaatgtttttcaaatacttttGGATGGAAAAAGATCTATTCAGGAATCACTCTGAAAATTCAAGATGATGCCATTCTCCTAAACATGACATGCGGAGTGGAAGCAACACATATGGGCTCCAATCATTGGGCTTATGAGAGATGACTTCTTCCATGAAAAATTTGAGGTCTGCTGTAGTTATAATTGGATAATTATTAGGTCAGAGTGGTCATAAACTTTAATAAACTTGACAAAATCCATGAAAAACTTGCTCATTCTTTTGTACTTTTTATCCTAGAAAGTCAACAACTATTACTACTTTGCTTAGCTCTTCCAGGATTAAAAGTtgtgaattttcttttatccttcttCTTTAGCTTCAtaaccttctcttctcttcttttcttttccctgtTGACAGTGCTAAGGCTTATCACTTTCAGGTTCCATCACTGTTTGCAGTGTATGGTAAACAACaaatcttcatcatcatctttggCCCTTGTAGCAGTTCTTGTAAACCTTTATGTTCATTTCCTTTTGTCTGTGGCACCTTATGCCACCCTTCTTCACCACCTCCATACCTCACTCATGTATCCTCCTGGGGGATTATCTATTGATCCTTCAATTCCTCCGGAGTTCCTATCAAACATATCAAATGTGTATTTGGTTTTGTTGTCATGAATGTAGTACAGAGGGAATTCAACAACACAGACATTGAGCTGAAACAACCAGTCAGCTGGTTTCTACAAAATATGCTGGTTCCTGAATAATGTCACACTTCTGCTACAAGTGCCATGCATCAGTTGGTGAGAcattgttctttttctttggatATCTTGTCAGCTAAGCATCTTAGCTTGTTTGCTATTTGTTTATCAATTAAGCACTTTGTATCTGAGGTGGTTCAGTTGCatccattttgagaaaattgtggTGAGACTGGCACCATGTCAAGATGAGCAGACAACTTGAGGTGTGAAATATATGAACATCTTGATTGAAACTTGGAAACTAAATGCAGcaacaaaagagatttttttttttggacataGTATTCGAAAAGCAGAAAATTTTTCATGACTTGGAAGAAGCTCTAAATTGAAAGTTTTCGACTTTTCATCACTGGAAAGATATCAGACTGTGGCAGAATGAAATTTGCCAAAAATGAGTTCAAAAACTCAACATTATGATCTTGTTGGTAGGTAAGAACAAGCATTCAGATGGAGATGCTTTAGGCCATCCAACAGTGTTGATGAAATTGTGTTCCTATCTAAATGTCCTTTGTGTTGTTCTCGGTTATGATGAACATTTGCAAAGATACCATGTGGTGTTTGTCATTACCATGTCCTGCAGCATGTTAGATTATATGCAGTAGAATAtatattacttgatatttgatgccTCTTTCAATGTTACTTGTTCTCTATTCTTAGTTTCATTTATGAAACTAGGGAAGCTGCTGCCACACTCCTACACCAATCTCAATAAATACATGGATGTTCAGCAGAGATATCAGAAAATGTATCCATTTGAGAACTATATATGATGGCAATTCTATGCTGAACAGGACATTGTCCTCATTTTTCAGATGTGATACACAAAAAAGCTTAAACTGGTCTTGGCAGAATGCATGAGCATTTCAAGGAGATTGGTATATAAAATTTGAGACCGAGGTTAGTGCCAAGTAAAATTTAGACATGATGAAGAAAATTGTTTTTAGCTAAAAATTACAGAAAGCATTTATGTATGCTTCCAATCTAAATAAGCACTCCTTGAGGGGTCTTGATCAAACTTGATCTCTGCTTTGTTTCAATGCTGCTGTCTTTTGCCACACTGTAACACATTGTTGTTGTGGCTTTTTGGTAGCAATTAGGAACagagatttgtatttttgtgtttGGTTCTTATGTTAATTCAGTGTGCTACTTTTAGCTTTGTTAGGTAGCAATGACATGGTTTAAGTTTTATGAGATCTAAAAAATGAGACAGATTAGTTCAAACAAGGCAGAGAGGAGATCTACCTTCCATTCTCTGTGGCATGCTATGTTGAAGGGGCAATCTGACAGTGGACATGACAGTGATAACAAGGACCCAACGCTACAGTCCTCCTCATTGGTACAGCTCTCTCCCCCACAGATTGCTGGTTTCTCTGCCTTCTGAGACTGAGCTTTTGTCTGGAATCATTTTGTGCTGTCTTCCACTTCATCATCTCAAAGCAAAAGAATGGAGGATAGATAGCCTCCTTTCTGTGATAAGATGCACCATGTCCTCTCTTTCTTTCACATTCACATTTCTTTTACCATGTTGCTTTTTTACTCTGTGAATCTATCTATCTGTCCTCAGCATGCTGGTTTTAACTGGTGAGCTGCTGCAAGAGTAAATGGATCATTCATATCATCAACAGTATTTTTGGTTGCAAAATGTTCTCCTTTGGATTATGTAAGCCTCTTTCACTATGCATCAACAGTATTTTTTTTTGGGAGTGCAAAAATATTTTAAGCAGGAGGAAATACTTTCCCAAAAATTCTCAAACTGTTTGGCcatattcacttttttttttttttacagaagGCTTCATTATTGAATTCAAAAGCATAATTTATATTCAAAAGCAaactctttctttttattttttttatgattttgtgaTATCACAACATAGAATAAATCCAGCTAAGCAAACACAAATTTGAGATAGCATTTCTTTTACCATTTGAGAAAGGattgtattttttaaataaaaaataatatattttcttttacatattttcatatttattttaaaaaatatagatttTCATTATGTTTTGGGCATTAATTTcgtctttattatttatttttttttattttaaaaaattatagtagAAATGATTTTGGAATAATTTAGTCAAACATAATCCGTTTGAAGAATATTGGTGGTCTCGTTTCATTGGCCACATTGGGTGGGCCCTCGCCTATCTCCAAGTGGGGTACCACATTCACACGGTGGGCCATGGGCGGAACTCAATGGCGGTCGATACGGGATGATTTGATGAATCCCTTTCGAAATCTCAGAATCATCGTGTACTCTGCTGTTCTCTGTGCGGAGATCCGCTGCCTCAATGTAGAGCATCGAGCAGCTTCCCTTCTTCGCACTCTCCGCAGACATTCCCGTCGATTCCTTCCGTCCATTTCCATTCCCCCGGTTGTTTCTGCAATCTTTCTTCGCAGGACTCGATTTCTAGGGTTGTGACCCGCCGTGAACAGGTTGGAGGCTTCTTCCACCTTCGAATCGTCAGGAAAGTTGGCGCTTCGAACCTGTTCCGGTGGAACGATCCGAGGCGATCTTTTCCAACCAGGGTTCTTGCTGACTGCCATCGGATGTCGGAAAGACGTGCTTTTGATCCGGTTTTCACCGTCTTCTGAGACCTTTTGGTCCGGTGTAGAGGCCGCTTTGTCCAACAAGGGTTCAAATTCTTTGGTACGGTGAAATGTTGGAAATTTTCTGCCTCTTTTTTCCTTCTGTATTTGAGGTCGTCGATCCTTAAGCCTTACAGGTTGGATCTTGTGGGGACTCTGCTTGTTGTGATCCTTCTGGTTTGTGATAAGCGAGAGGTCAGGAGCTTTATGTTTGGTTTCTAGGCTTAGAAAAATGGACAGTATGGATGCCAATAGCTGGCAGGAGATGATGCGGAAGATTTTGCCTCCGGGCACCCCCATTCCGGAGGCGCCAGCCAACCTCGACTACTCCATTGCCATCGAGTATGATGGTCCACCAGTGTCGTATGAGCTTCCGAGAGTTGACCCGGTGGATTTGATTCCAACCGCGGAGCCTGCACTTAGTCGTCGTAGGTCAGCGAGCGGAACCCTTTCCCCGGTGCTTGATCCAATCCCTTTGCCTGTTTCTCGGATTGCTCACTGTGCTGATCACCCATCCCGAAGTCCCCAGGACTCAGGAAGCTCGGAATCTGTAGATTCGGTCCTGCAGAATGAAGAATTTTCTGATGCCTCACACTCGGTATCTCCAGTGTCTGCACATAGCTTGCCGAATGAGCAACCTAGCCAACTAGTTAACGAGGGGAGGAGGGCGTCTGTGGTTACTTTTGAGGAGAACTCAGAAAACAAGAAGCTGTACCATGATTTTTCAGGTTCTCCCCAATATGTTGGTGTCACCAGGAAGGATAAGAGGAAAAAGGTTTGTTATAGATGCGGGAAGAGGAAATGGGAGAGCAAAGAAGTTTGTCTGGTTTGTGATTCCAGGTACTGCAGCTATTGTGTGCTCAGAGCAATGGGATCAATGCCAGAGGGGCGCAAGTGTGTCGGTTGCATTGGCCAGCCTATCGATGAGTCAAAGCGCTCAAAACTAGGAAAGAGTTCAAGGACATTGTCCCGTCTTCTCAGTCCACTGGAAGTCAGGCAGATTTTGAAAGCTGAAAAGGAATGTCCCACAAATCAACTCCGGCCGGATCAACTTGTTGTGAATGGACTCCCACTTAGGCCAGAAGAGATGGCAGAGTTACTAAGTTGTCCAATACCACCTCAAAAATTGAAGCCTGGGAGTTACTGGTATGACAAAGAATCAGGCCTCTGGGGAAAGGCAAGTGCATTGGCATGTAGAATATCTGTTTCTTCTGATCATTGTCTTGTTGCTTGTTGATATATGCTGATCCTTTGCCTGTGCTTCTTCCTTTTAGGAGGGAGAGAAACCTGATAGAATCATTAGTTCTAACTTGAATTTCACCGGGAAGCTTCAGTCTGATGCGAGCAAAGGAAACACCCTAGTCTATATTAATGGCAGGGAGATCACAAAAGTTGAATTAAGGGTGTTAAAGGTAGAACTTTAATCAGTCTATATCCACTTATTCGTCATTTGCATTCTAAGAGCTCCTTTACTCAATTAACTACCTTATgatattcttctttttctttctttgagtttTCATTGTATGTTGTTTCTTTAGTAATTCTAGGGACATAAGTAATACAAATTGGCAAAATGTAGATATTTATAGGTTTGGTAAGTTGTCTCTAATGAAAGATTTAGAGATTTATCTAGTGCAGATACTTTTGGTTCAAAATAATTTGGGAAGCCTTCCAAAGTTCCCTCTATTAATCATACTAAGCGTAGACAAAGAAAAGTAGAAAAGTAAGAAAAGAGAACTTATGCTTCAATTTTCGGTCCATTATAATTTGAAGGTGATACATGCCCTTTTATCCAAGTACCAGACTATCCGGAAGCTTGGTTACTTTTATGTGTATAGTCAAAAATTTTGAATATATCTTGAAATGTTTATTGCTCGGCATTGGGTATCACAGATAGTTTGATTTTGTGTTGCAACATATAATGAATTTGCCACACTTGATGCATGTTCTGTATGGTCAGCATACTATGAGGTGCATTGACTCTTGCATTTTCATGCATCGAATCCCATGTTCCAGCATGAATGACTTTGTGAAGTTCAGACCGAGTTATGAAATGAAATTTGTAGTGAGAAATTGGAGATTTATGGCAGTTTGTCCTTTAAGGATGCAGACAAATTTATGTGCTTTTAAAAGCTGCGTCAAGTTTCACTGACCGTTTTCCTGTTGTATTTTGTTTTTCTATATATTTGGAAGCCATCTCAATAACTTTATGGTGTAACCACTGAGTATAATTTTAGAAGATATAGTTTGTGGGCAATTTCATGATCTT
Proteins encoded:
- the LOC135616687 gene encoding transcription factor MYC2-like, translating into MQRSDHRRAFMNLWNDDNTSVMEAFLSSSATVAAPDHHSFWPPLPPPPASIPASSSSTTSSTHSTVTSSAPAHFSPDTLQQRLHSLIEGAREKWTYAIFWQSSPASGAAVLTWGDGYYRGCEEDKRKPLRSGASSAAEQEHRKHVLRELNALIYGGCGGGDDAADEEVTDTEWFFLVSMTQTFAPGAGHPGQAFLSGSPAWIAGADRMAAAPCERVRQAQAFGLRTMACVPLESGVVELGSTHDIFQSSEILSKVRLLFGQGSGRRPAAASWPTPQPAVAEQGLLDPCMLWMSEPSAPKPPSHFDKPNSGSLTENPNLNFTGEIKTIPSTPVGGGGGTLYVDNHIPYEIKKATSRESNDEAFLSSSADVVVAEVKSEGGCGGGNLFGADSDHSDLEASAREVTSSAVMEPPEKRPKKRGRKPANGREEPLDHVEAERQRREKLNQRFYALRSVVPNVSKMDKASLLADAVTYINELRSKMQALESDKRKLQSELGVLKMERESGSGRQMPPAGPRPAASNWPGRCSEVEVEVKILGWEAMIRVQCDRRCHPSARLMMALRELDLEVYYANVSVVKDLMIQQVTVKMTSRIYTQEQLTAALFASVTADHPPHAM